From the Bdellovibrio reynosensis genome, one window contains:
- the pseI gene encoding pseudaminic acid synthase gives MKFFNQTIKIGNRNVGPGETPFIIAEMSGNHNQSLDRALEIVDAAAKAGAHALKLQTYTADTMTLDIKTDEFFISDEKSLWKGSSLYDLYKQAYTPWEWHKPIFDRCKQHGMLCFSTPFDDSAVDFLDDLGVPCFKVASFENTHLPLIKKIASKGKPMIVSTGMATLSDLQDIVATVRSAGCKDLILLKCTSTYPATPKDSNILTIPHMREMFGCQVGLSDHTMGVGVSVASVALGATVIEKHFTLNRADGGVDSTFSLEPAELASLVVETERAMQALGVVNYAPTGNEQKSLVFRRSIYVTKDIKKGEAFTTENTKIIRPGLGLAPKFIDKVLTSKASRDLKRGMPMKMEFLGE, from the coding sequence ATGAAGTTTTTTAATCAAACTATTAAAATTGGCAATCGTAATGTCGGCCCTGGTGAAACTCCGTTTATCATTGCGGAAATGTCCGGCAATCATAATCAAAGCTTAGATCGTGCATTAGAAATCGTTGATGCTGCGGCGAAAGCTGGCGCCCACGCCCTTAAGTTGCAAACATATACTGCAGATACTATGACTTTAGATATTAAAACGGACGAGTTTTTTATCTCTGACGAAAAAAGTTTGTGGAAGGGGAGTTCGCTTTACGATTTGTACAAGCAGGCATACACCCCTTGGGAATGGCACAAGCCTATTTTTGATCGTTGCAAACAGCATGGTATGTTGTGCTTTAGTACACCGTTTGATGATAGTGCCGTTGATTTCTTAGATGACCTAGGTGTCCCTTGTTTCAAAGTCGCTTCTTTTGAAAACACCCATTTACCTTTGATTAAAAAAATTGCTTCAAAGGGAAAGCCGATGATTGTCTCAACGGGAATGGCGACACTCTCTGATCTTCAAGATATCGTCGCGACTGTTCGTTCTGCGGGATGTAAAGATTTGATACTTCTTAAGTGCACCAGCACATACCCTGCGACGCCTAAGGACAGTAATATTCTTACTATCCCTCACATGCGTGAAATGTTTGGTTGTCAGGTGGGACTTTCTGACCACACGATGGGAGTGGGCGTATCAGTAGCCAGTGTCGCATTAGGTGCTACGGTTATCGAAAAACACTTCACTTTAAATCGTGCGGACGGGGGAGTTGATTCTACGTTTTCATTAGAGCCAGCCGAATTAGCTTCTTTAGTTGTTGAAACTGAGCGGGCAATGCAAGCTTTGGGTGTAGTGAACTATGCGCCGACGGGTAACGAACAGAAGTCCCTTGTTTTTAGACGTTCTATTTATGTCACAAAAGACATTAAAAAGGGCGAGGCGTTTACAACTGAAAACACAAAGATCATTCGTCCAGGCTTAGGATTAGCGCCTAAGTTTATTGATAAAGTATTAACTTCTAAAGCTTCCCGGGATTTAAAACGAGGAATGCCGATGAAAATGGAGTTTCTTGGAGAATAA
- the pseG gene encoding UDP-2,4-diacetamido-2,4,6-trideoxy-beta-L-altropyranose hydrolase, with protein MNILFRCDTSTKIGLGHLMRCLTLANAFKEAGHTCIFVCKAFPEKLHSLIPSSYTIITINSELNQTLDAQECVNLCHQHDINLVVVDNYYLDILWEKTISGVAPVVCIDDLANRNHDCKILIDSNYYHNAYSRYSSLVPENCKLLLGPRYALIRNEFYTTKKVTIPDHSALKVFCFFGGTDPSGETLKLIRTLHAQAASSSLQFVIVYTKANSEYAEIQKMPASDLYILHESPPSMAELMAQCHLYFGSGGTVTWERMCLGLTGFVVAVADNQIQSATDLATQGFHTYCGEASKIQYEEILKRIELLTTDRVALKTKADKCMHFIGRLTIDDILNNLSK; from the coding sequence ATGAATATACTTTTTCGCTGTGACACCAGCACAAAGATTGGCCTAGGCCACCTTATGCGCTGCCTTACCCTAGCTAATGCATTTAAAGAGGCGGGTCACACTTGCATTTTTGTATGCAAGGCTTTTCCCGAAAAGCTGCATTCCTTAATACCGAGTAGTTATACCATTATTACAATTAATTCTGAACTGAACCAGACGTTAGACGCTCAGGAGTGCGTGAACCTATGTCATCAACACGACATCAATCTGGTAGTTGTTGATAACTATTATTTAGATATTCTCTGGGAAAAAACTATTTCTGGCGTCGCTCCTGTCGTTTGTATAGATGATCTTGCCAACCGCAACCACGACTGCAAAATACTAATCGACTCAAATTATTACCACAACGCGTATTCACGTTATAGTTCACTCGTACCGGAAAATTGCAAGTTACTTTTAGGTCCCCGCTATGCTCTTATTCGAAATGAATTCTATACGACTAAAAAAGTCACGATCCCGGACCATAGCGCTTTAAAAGTTTTTTGTTTTTTTGGAGGAACTGATCCTAGCGGCGAAACATTAAAACTAATAAGAACTTTGCATGCTCAAGCCGCCTCAAGTTCTTTACAATTCGTGATTGTTTATACGAAGGCGAATAGCGAGTATGCTGAAATTCAGAAGATGCCAGCTAGCGATCTATACATTCTTCATGAGTCACCGCCTTCGATGGCGGAATTGATGGCGCAATGTCATCTTTATTTCGGAAGCGGTGGGACTGTTACTTGGGAAAGAATGTGCCTGGGACTTACAGGTTTCGTCGTGGCGGTTGCAGATAATCAAATCCAGTCTGCGACTGATTTAGCCACCCAGGGCTTTCACACCTATTGTGGTGAAGCTTCTAAAATTCAATACGAAGAAATATTAAAAAGGATTGAGCTTTTAACCACCGATAGAGTTGCATTAAAAACGAAAGCTGATAAATGCATGCATTTTATTGGCCGGCTTACAATTGACGATATCTTAAACAACCTTAGTAAATAA
- a CDS encoding GNAT family N-acetyltransferase codes for MIFRLATINDAELLFQWRNDPITRTQSIKQDEITWPTHLKWFKDSLNNKFRKIYIAEIDSEPVGTLRFDFGEKDVELSWTVAPSHRGKGIGTVLLQEGTKLESGFCFIARIKGSNSASIRMAEKAGFTFLKTEGDVSLFTKVV; via the coding sequence ATGATTTTCCGCTTAGCAACTATCAATGATGCTGAACTTCTTTTTCAATGGCGAAATGATCCAATAACTCGAACGCAATCTATTAAACAAGACGAGATCACTTGGCCCACCCATCTTAAGTGGTTCAAGGATTCTCTCAATAATAAATTCCGCAAAATATACATTGCCGAAATTGACTCAGAACCTGTCGGTACCCTTCGCTTCGATTTCGGTGAAAAAGATGTCGAGCTTTCGTGGACCGTAGCCCCCTCGCACAGAGGTAAGGGAATTGGGACGGTTCTTCTTCAAGAAGGTACAAAGTTAGAAAGTGGCTTTTGTTTTATAGCCCGTATAAAAGGAAGCAACAGCGCCTCGATCAGAATGGCTGAAAAAGCTGGCTTTACTTTCTTAAAAACCGAAGGTGATGTTTCCTTATTTACTAAGGTTGTTTAA
- a CDS encoding capsular polysaccharide export protein, LipB/KpsS family: MKIVIIDANSTMIPHMGVMIDEAIAASKEGHEITYITCGAYLDNCYGSPLKNNLCCQVCIKGYSRNLAPLESDTFRHKVLANYHTAEIDADITEFDYEFSSTEQLKEKFFNGTDVGYAALSSFISNTRNMNPLMTGFTKKVLTTMLKTAVRMSRVCVEIEKAERPDKVIIFNGRMPETRPILRHFQKKGIPVDIMEVVPKDLNGGFRKFVFKNSLPHSIEYFRKQIDDLWDADPVKARERGESFFQNRRKAEFAGDKIYTKDQTPDLLPNSWNKEARNIVIFNSSEDEFAAIGAEWENKLFASQIEGIEYIFNLVDKYPNSNIYLRVHPNLKKIRYKYHTNLYGLKNHPRIHVIPSDSKVSTYAMVDAANVVVSFGTSVGVEAAYAHKPVVLLGSSFYKGLGFCHEPKTKTQAEDFIFTEELEPLVNENIVKYGNYIMSDKGMDYAHYNFNCKRIEILGRKTPNAYMEDQELAPFEKYLIVAMRAWRYLQRVILKWRIPEA, encoded by the coding sequence ATGAAAATTGTTATTATCGATGCGAATTCCACAATGATTCCCCATATGGGAGTCATGATTGACGAGGCTATTGCTGCGTCAAAGGAAGGCCACGAAATAACGTACATCACCTGCGGAGCCTATCTCGATAACTGCTATGGCAGCCCTCTGAAAAACAACCTCTGCTGTCAAGTTTGCATTAAAGGTTACAGTCGCAACCTTGCTCCGCTTGAGAGCGACACCTTTCGCCATAAAGTTTTGGCGAATTACCATACTGCTGAAATTGACGCTGACATCACAGAATTCGATTACGAATTTTCATCCACCGAGCAATTAAAGGAAAAATTCTTTAATGGCACCGATGTTGGGTACGCAGCCCTGTCTTCGTTTATCTCAAATACACGAAATATGAATCCGCTGATGACTGGCTTCACGAAAAAGGTTCTTACAACAATGCTTAAAACAGCAGTAAGAATGAGCCGTGTTTGCGTTGAAATCGAAAAAGCAGAACGACCTGACAAAGTCATTATCTTCAATGGCAGAATGCCAGAGACAAGACCTATCTTAAGACATTTCCAAAAAAAGGGAATACCTGTCGATATCATGGAAGTTGTTCCCAAAGATCTTAATGGCGGGTTCCGTAAATTTGTCTTTAAAAATTCCCTACCCCATTCCATTGAGTATTTCAGAAAGCAAATTGATGACCTTTGGGACGCAGATCCCGTCAAAGCGCGGGAACGCGGCGAATCCTTCTTTCAAAACAGGAGAAAAGCGGAATTTGCAGGGGATAAGATTTATACCAAAGATCAAACTCCTGACTTATTACCCAACAGTTGGAACAAAGAAGCGCGAAATATCGTTATCTTTAACAGTTCCGAAGATGAGTTCGCAGCTATTGGCGCAGAATGGGAGAATAAACTTTTTGCCTCACAAATTGAAGGCATTGAGTACATATTCAACCTTGTCGATAAATATCCTAACAGCAACATCTATCTGCGTGTTCATCCGAACTTAAAAAAGATTCGTTATAAATATCACACCAATCTTTATGGTCTAAAAAACCACCCGCGTATCCACGTTATTCCCAGTGATTCTAAGGTGAGCACCTATGCCATGGTTGACGCTGCAAATGTGGTGGTCAGCTTTGGTACTTCTGTCGGTGTTGAGGCTGCATATGCGCACAAACCCGTGGTGCTTTTAGGCTCTTCTTTTTATAAAGGCCTTGGATTTTGCCACGAACCTAAGACTAAAACGCAAGCGGAAGATTTCATTTTTACGGAAGAATTAGAACCGCTTGTGAACGAAAATATAGTGAAATACGGAAACTACATCATGTCTGATAAAGGCATGGATTATGCCCACTATAACTTCAACTGCAAAAGAATCGAGATCTTGGGCCGCAAAACTCCAAATGCTTATATGGAAGATCAGGAACTTGCTCCGTTTGAAAAATATTTGATCGTGGCTATGAGAGCTTGGCGATATCTACAGCGAGTTATCTTAAAGTGGAGAATTCCGGAAGCTTAA
- a CDS encoding glycosyltransferase family protein yields the protein MAVKAGIITQARMTSTRLPGKVLKEVRGVPLLKYHIDRLSWSQLPVVVATTINREDDPIVQMCQHLKVPYFRGSEQDVLGRFYGAAEQEKLDIIVRVTSDCPLIDGHLISKAVQDFKSKNSENIYLSNCLKRSFPRGMDFEVFSFADLKTAFHEADKAFQREHVTPFINQNVTGMIKQVDFTSDDDYSSWRLTVDEESDFALIKKMIEDFRCDEMTFDQLKVVLKTHPELKLINAHIEQKKL from the coding sequence ATGGCAGTTAAAGCAGGGATCATCACTCAGGCGCGAATGACAAGTACGCGCCTTCCTGGCAAAGTACTTAAGGAAGTTCGCGGCGTACCTTTATTAAAATATCACATCGACAGACTTAGTTGGTCGCAACTGCCCGTTGTTGTAGCAACAACAATCAACCGAGAAGATGATCCAATTGTACAAATGTGTCAGCATCTAAAAGTTCCCTATTTCCGGGGTTCTGAACAGGACGTGCTAGGAAGATTCTACGGCGCCGCTGAACAAGAAAAGCTCGATATTATTGTACGTGTAACTTCTGATTGTCCTTTGATTGACGGCCATCTTATTTCTAAAGCAGTTCAAGATTTTAAAAGTAAGAATAGTGAAAATATCTATTTATCAAACTGTCTAAAAAGATCTTTTCCGCGCGGAATGGACTTTGAGGTGTTTTCTTTTGCTGATTTAAAAACCGCATTTCATGAAGCGGATAAGGCATTTCAAAGAGAGCATGTAACTCCATTTATAAATCAAAATGTGACGGGCATGATAAAACAGGTCGATTTTACTTCAGACGATGATTACAGCTCATGGAGATTGACCGTTGATGAAGAATCAGACTTTGCGCTGATCAAAAAGATGATCGAAGATTTTAGATGTGATGAAATGACGTTTGATCAGCTTAAAGTTGTTTTAAAAACGCACCCTGAACTTAAGCTTATCAATGCTCATATTGAACAAAAGAAGCTTTAA
- a CDS encoding nucleotide sugar dehydrogenase, producing MTNDLVQKLKSKNANIGIVGLGYVGLPLALRYADEGFKVTGFDIDNSKVAMIAEGKSYIEHIPSEGIAKAVKNGFVATTHFENIKDVDAIILCVPTPLNKYREPDLSFVLDTTDSIVPHLRSGQVVSLESTTYPGTTDEELKPRIESSGLKIGENVFLVFSPEREDPGNPNFSTKTIPKVVGGYSKNCLEVGVALYNGVIDKVVPVTSTKAAEMTKLLENIHRSVNIGLVNEMKMVCDKMGIDIHEVIDAAATKPFGFVAYRPGPGIGGHCIPIDPFYLTWKAREYGMHTRFIELAGEINSYMPNFVMKKIAVALNDREKSVKGSKVLVLGISYKKNIDDMRESPSVFLMEKLRHDGAVLDYHDPHVPVFPKMREHNFDLKSVELTAESLQKYDCVVLATDHDKFDYDLIVQNSKLLIDTRGKFRQEAPNLVKA from the coding sequence ATGACAAATGATCTTGTGCAGAAGCTTAAATCCAAGAATGCAAATATTGGTATCGTTGGATTGGGATATGTTGGTTTGCCTCTTGCACTGCGCTACGCCGATGAAGGTTTTAAAGTTACCGGTTTTGATATTGATAATTCAAAAGTGGCAATGATCGCTGAAGGAAAAAGTTATATCGAACATATTCCAAGCGAGGGCATCGCTAAAGCTGTTAAAAATGGCTTCGTAGCAACGACTCATTTTGAAAACATTAAAGATGTTGATGCAATTATCCTTTGTGTTCCGACTCCTCTGAATAAGTATAGAGAGCCTGATCTTAGCTTTGTCCTTGATACTACGGATAGCATCGTGCCTCATCTTCGCTCAGGACAGGTTGTTTCCTTGGAAAGTACAACGTACCCGGGAACAACGGATGAGGAGCTTAAGCCTCGCATTGAATCTTCAGGACTTAAAATTGGTGAAAACGTATTCTTAGTATTCTCTCCGGAAAGAGAAGATCCAGGTAATCCAAATTTTAGCACAAAAACGATTCCAAAAGTTGTTGGTGGTTATTCTAAGAACTGTTTGGAAGTAGGTGTCGCTCTTTATAATGGTGTTATTGATAAAGTTGTTCCAGTAACTTCAACAAAAGCTGCTGAAATGACTAAGTTGCTAGAGAATATTCATCGCTCAGTTAATATCGGTCTTGTGAATGAAATGAAAATGGTTTGTGACAAAATGGGCATTGATATCCATGAAGTTATCGATGCTGCGGCAACGAAACCATTTGGTTTCGTTGCATATCGTCCAGGCCCGGGTATCGGTGGGCATTGTATCCCTATCGATCCGTTCTACCTAACTTGGAAAGCGCGTGAATACGGCATGCACACTCGTTTCATCGAGCTTGCGGGTGAAATTAACAGTTATATGCCTAATTTCGTGATGAAGAAAATTGCGGTTGCTTTGAATGATCGCGAAAAATCAGTGAAGGGTTCCAAGGTTCTTGTTCTAGGTATTTCATATAAAAAGAATATCGACGACATGCGTGAATCCCCATCCGTTTTCTTGATGGAAAAACTTCGTCATGACGGTGCGGTATTAGATTACCATGATCCCCATGTGCCAGTGTTCCCAAAAATGCGTGAACATAATTTTGACCTTAAGAGTGTTGAATTGACTGCGGAGTCGCTACAAAAATATGACTGCGTAGTACTGGCCACTGA
- the pseC gene encoding UDP-4-amino-4,6-dideoxy-N-acetyl-beta-L-altrosamine transaminase → MSKHLIPYGRQTILQEDIDAVVQVLKSDFLTQGPMVETFEKKFSEFIGCENSIAVSNGTAALHLAAMALGVKEGSKVLCTANSFVASANCIRYCGGDVEFVDINPENFCIDYNLLKAKLEKAPIGTYQGIVAVDFAGFPVDFEKLRLLADQYGLWIIEDACHALGAEFLDSKGQWNISGNGKYADIAVFSFHPVKHLATGEGGMITTNSAELNDKLRTLRTHGITRDKTRFTREDGAWYYEMQELGFNYRISDILCALGVSQLQRMPQNLLKRRQIAVKYREAFKNLPIKMQYEDKNLKNAYHLFTIQTEKRAELYDFLKSKGVYCQVHYIPIHTMPYYQNLYGKMVLENVEYYYACALSLPMYHGLSDSDLEYTIAAVKEFYGS, encoded by the coding sequence ATGAGCAAGCATTTGATCCCTTATGGCAGACAGACGATTTTACAAGAAGATATAGATGCTGTCGTGCAGGTCCTTAAGTCAGATTTTTTGACTCAAGGACCTATGGTTGAAACTTTTGAAAAGAAATTTTCTGAATTCATTGGCTGTGAAAACTCGATTGCTGTATCGAATGGGACGGCAGCATTGCATTTGGCAGCAATGGCATTAGGGGTTAAAGAAGGCAGTAAAGTTCTTTGTACTGCCAATTCATTCGTCGCATCTGCAAACTGCATTCGGTATTGTGGTGGAGATGTTGAATTTGTCGACATCAATCCTGAGAATTTCTGCATCGATTATAATTTACTAAAAGCTAAATTAGAAAAGGCTCCTATAGGTACATATCAAGGTATTGTCGCAGTGGACTTTGCCGGGTTTCCAGTTGATTTTGAAAAGCTTAGACTTCTTGCTGACCAATATGGCCTATGGATTATCGAGGATGCGTGTCATGCCCTCGGTGCGGAGTTTTTGGATTCAAAAGGCCAATGGAACATTTCTGGCAATGGCAAGTATGCGGATATCGCTGTTTTCTCTTTTCATCCAGTGAAACATCTTGCGACTGGCGAAGGCGGCATGATCACCACGAACAGTGCAGAACTCAATGATAAACTAAGAACTTTAAGAACTCATGGAATTACCCGCGACAAGACTCGTTTCACTCGTGAAGACGGTGCGTGGTACTATGAGATGCAGGAACTTGGTTTTAATTATAGAATTTCAGATATCCTTTGTGCACTAGGCGTCAGTCAGCTGCAGCGCATGCCGCAAAACCTACTTAAACGTCGTCAAATAGCGGTTAAGTATCGCGAAGCGTTTAAGAATCTTCCTATTAAGATGCAATATGAAGATAAGAACCTGAAAAACGCTTATCACTTATTTACGATTCAAACCGAAAAAAGAGCGGAACTTTACGATTTTCTAAAATCTAAGGGCGTTTATTGTCAGGTACACTATATTCCTATCCATACGATGCCTTATTATCAAAATCTATATGGCAAAATGGTATTAGAAAATGTGGAATATTATTATGCTTGTGCCTTAAGTCTACCGATGTATCACGGTTTATCGGACAGTGACTTGGAATATACCATCGCGGCAGTTAAAGAATTTTATGGCAGTTAA
- a CDS encoding O-antigen ligase family protein, which yields MGYAAVTLLSSLVNLGHLQEASKSFGSAKYPIIAVISIFPLAVLLKNQKYHDRLKWPIFIFIASIFAAFIYSMIRIHLGFDLKYWTAGDYGKRIGGFTDVMRYGYGTAIVILAILPLVLRKRTDILRVSWVTAGLTVVVAVAGVYFSYTRGAMLGLLFGIPFSLFFFKKNLAKVLLAGSILLVAGILAVVLSGGSEKSRFLMSADNSSNTIRVSQFEAAWKLFLENPILGAGPNQFKFQVERVKKQYDIAHPEFKNEHSHNIFLEILANTGILGFVFFVGWLLLWAKEVYRGTEFEKQVFLPVILFVFIAGQFEMIMMAQTATIIYFIYALKIASENIKFGLIEKTRN from the coding sequence TTGGGTTACGCAGCTGTGACTCTTCTTTCTAGCCTAGTAAACCTTGGACATCTTCAAGAGGCTTCGAAAAGTTTTGGAAGCGCAAAATATCCCATTATTGCCGTAATAAGTATTTTTCCTTTAGCAGTATTGCTAAAAAATCAAAAATATCATGACCGGTTGAAATGGCCCATTTTCATTTTTATAGCGTCTATTTTCGCTGCATTTATTTACAGCATGATCCGAATTCATTTGGGCTTTGATCTGAAATATTGGACTGCTGGCGATTATGGTAAACGCATCGGCGGATTCACGGATGTTATGCGCTACGGCTATGGTACAGCTATAGTCATATTGGCGATACTTCCGTTAGTATTGAGAAAGCGTACGGACATACTTCGAGTTTCCTGGGTGACAGCTGGTTTGACTGTTGTAGTTGCCGTGGCCGGCGTTTATTTTTCATACACTCGTGGAGCTATGCTAGGCTTGTTGTTCGGAATACCTTTTTCTCTCTTTTTCTTTAAGAAAAATTTAGCCAAAGTTTTGCTGGCTGGATCCATCTTACTAGTTGCTGGCATCCTAGCCGTGGTTCTTAGTGGTGGTAGTGAAAAATCGCGTTTCTTAATGAGTGCAGACAACTCTTCAAATACGATTCGCGTAAGTCAGTTTGAAGCTGCATGGAAATTATTTTTAGAAAATCCTATTCTTGGAGCAGGTCCGAATCAATTTAAGTTCCAAGTTGAGCGAGTGAAAAAACAGTATGATATTGCTCACCCTGAATTCAAAAACGAACACTCACATAATATTTTCTTAGAAATTCTCGCAAACACTGGAATCCTTGGCTTTGTTTTTTTTGTTGGATGGCTTTTGCTTTGGGCAAAAGAAGTTTACCGAGGCACAGAGTTTGAAAAACAAGTTTTCCTGCCTGTGATACTTTTTGTTTTTATAGCCGGACAATTTGAGATGATCATGATGGCGCAAACAGCGACAATCATTTATTTTATCTACGCACTAAAAATTGCTAGCGAAAATATTAAATTTGGATTGATAGAAAAAACAAGAAACTAG
- the pseB gene encoding UDP-N-acetylglucosamine 4,6-dehydratase (inverting) produces the protein MLNGKRILVTGGTGSFGKKFTEHILTKYPEVKRLVIFSRDELKQFEMSQVFSPSKFPQIRYFIGDVRDAERVKRACEGIDIIIHAAALKHVPIAEYNPIECIKTNVIGAENIVNAAMDCGVKQVVALSTDKAAAPINLYGATKLCSDKLFIAANNFKGKRDLKFSVVRYGNVLGSRGSVVPFFLSKRKEGVLPITHMDMTRFNITLQEGVDMVMHAVEHAWGGELYVPKIPSYKIETVAKAVAPSCKIDVVGIRPGEKLHEEMITETDSLNTYDCGKYYVIVPAAPIWNEEEWAKAFAAKKVPMGFRYNSGENADWITVEELRRLIKIHVDPKFEV, from the coding sequence ATGTTGAACGGTAAAAGAATATTAGTTACGGGTGGTACTGGGTCTTTTGGTAAGAAATTTACAGAGCATATTTTAACCAAATATCCAGAAGTAAAGCGTTTGGTCATTTTCTCTCGTGACGAATTAAAACAGTTCGAGATGTCTCAAGTTTTCTCTCCGTCCAAGTTTCCACAAATTCGTTACTTCATCGGGGATGTGAGAGATGCAGAACGGGTCAAGCGTGCTTGTGAAGGCATCGATATTATTATTCATGCAGCAGCTTTAAAGCATGTGCCTATTGCTGAATACAACCCTATTGAATGTATCAAAACTAATGTAATTGGTGCTGAGAACATTGTGAACGCAGCTATGGATTGCGGTGTAAAACAAGTCGTTGCGCTTTCTACCGACAAAGCAGCTGCTCCGATTAATTTGTATGGGGCAACAAAACTTTGTTCTGACAAATTGTTTATTGCGGCCAATAACTTTAAAGGGAAGCGTGATCTTAAGTTTTCAGTTGTACGATATGGAAACGTGCTTGGCTCACGTGGATCGGTTGTACCTTTCTTTTTGTCGAAGCGTAAGGAAGGGGTTTTGCCGATCACTCATATGGACATGACTCGATTTAATATCACTTTGCAAGAGGGTGTGGATATGGTCATGCACGCCGTCGAACATGCCTGGGGTGGGGAGCTTTACGTTCCAAAAATTCCTTCTTATAAAATCGAAACCGTTGCTAAAGCGGTGGCCCCAAGTTGCAAAATTGATGTTGTTGGAATTCGCCCTGGCGAAAAACTTCATGAAGAAATGATCACTGAAACAGACTCCTTAAATACTTATGATTGTGGAAAGTACTACGTAATCGTTCCTGCTGCTCCTATCTGGAACGAAGAAGAGTGGGCAAAAGCTTTCGCAGCTAAAAAAGTTCCCATGGGTTTCCGATACAACTCTGGAGAGAATGCCGACTGGATTACGGTCGAGGAGCTTAGAAGATTGATTAAAATACATGTCGATCCAAAATTCGAGGTGTAA
- a CDS encoding MATE family efflux transporter: MSKKAILSNSMWGNLNVLFRYGLSFFATAIIAKKFGPEDFGVYQLALAYVALFDALSFINPSHVKNHLVANPDDEAKVVHSWKVVNWLLVIAVMIFITVMWLWGSDRAFYVLLLYSSLRLFFRVYDFPQVLMDARLRSDLNQKSQMVSTSTFNISRSILAILGGNLNLVAAASFFQGLGTMLYQVWASKKINLALKGKVQKGFTWFLVKQGLPLTFMTFLTVAQLRIFGVLLPNRMTLDEYGSLQLILKLIEPVTSIGTIIISANYTLLAKTFTENKRNFLFRFMKVSLLTMASSFLMSIALVVFPQDLLLKAFGSAYKTGIEHLWLGPAIVAANVLFSLSVQFDMLTLSYSRTVWKCCMSIAGYVGVIMLLERVSILEALSLNVAIPMFTVLICFPYRRLKKFFKYT; encoded by the coding sequence TTGAGCAAAAAAGCAATTCTTAGCAACAGCATGTGGGGAAATCTGAATGTTTTATTTAGATACGGCCTTTCATTTTTTGCGACCGCTATTATTGCCAAAAAATTTGGTCCAGAAGACTTTGGTGTTTATCAGCTTGCATTAGCCTACGTGGCTTTATTTGATGCCCTTTCGTTTATCAATCCATCCCATGTAAAAAATCATTTGGTCGCGAATCCTGATGATGAAGCCAAAGTTGTGCACTCTTGGAAAGTGGTGAATTGGCTGCTTGTAATTGCAGTGATGATTTTCATAACTGTCATGTGGTTATGGGGTTCCGACAGAGCTTTTTACGTTTTACTTTTATATTCATCGTTACGACTTTTTTTCCGAGTCTACGATTTTCCCCAAGTTTTAATGGATGCAAGGCTTCGAAGCGATCTTAATCAGAAAAGCCAAATGGTATCTACAAGCACCTTTAATATTTCTAGAAGCATTTTAGCGATCCTAGGCGGGAATCTAAACCTAGTTGCAGCAGCGTCGTTCTTCCAAGGATTAGGAACGATGCTTTATCAAGTTTGGGCTTCAAAAAAAATCAATTTGGCGCTTAAAGGCAAGGTCCAAAAAGGCTTCACGTGGTTTTTAGTAAAACAAGGATTACCCTTAACATTCATGACTTTCCTTACTGTGGCGCAACTTCGAATATTTGGAGTTTTGTTGCCAAATAGAATGACATTGGATGAATACGGTAGCCTACAGCTAATATTAAAATTAATAGAGCCAGTAACTTCCATCGGAACTATTATAATCAGTGCCAATTATACACTTCTAGCGAAGACCTTTACCGAAAATAAAAGAAATTTTTTGTTTAGATTTATGAAAGTTTCACTTCTTACAATGGCTTCAAGCTTTCTTATGTCTATAGCTTTAGTCGTCTTTCCTCAAGATTTACTTTTAAAGGCCTTTGGTTCTGCTTATAAAACGGGAATAGAACATTTGTGGTTAGGTCCTGCCATCGTGGCGGCGAATGTTTTATTTTCCTTAAGCGTCCAATTTGATATGTTAACCTTAAGTTACTCTCGTACAGTATGGAAATGCTGTATGTCGATCGCGGGGTACGTTGGCGTCATAATGCTACTTGAAAGAGTTTCTATCCTTGAGGCGCTAAGTCTTAATGTCGCTATCCCTATGTTCACGGTTCTAATTTGCTTTCCATATCGTCGGTTGAAGAAATTTTTTAAGTACACTTAG